In the genome of Streptomyces sp. SAI-127, the window GTGCGGCCACTCCTCCACGGTGACCGAGGGCTCGGCGGATCCCGTCCTGCGCAGGGTGATCCAGCCGAAGCCGACGGCCCGCACCTTGCGTGCCTCGAACTCGTCCAGCCAGGCGTCGTAGAGCGCCTGGTACTCGGCCGGGTCGGCCCGGTGGTCACCGGCGTCCCTGAGCCACAGCTCGGCGTACTGCGTGACGTCCTGCACCTCGCGCTGCACGACCCACGCGTCGCACCCGCGCGGCAGCCACGACCTGAGCCTGTCCTGCCAGTCCTCCCCCTCGACGTGCTGCCAGTTGGCGAGGAACTGCGCGAACCCGCCCTCGTTCAGCAACGCCCCCGCCCCCTGAACGACCGAGCGGCACAGATCGTCCCCGCCCATCCCGCCGTCGCGATACGTCAGCCGCGCGCCCGGAGAGATCACGAAGGGCGGGTTCGACACGATCAGGTCGTACGTCTCCCCCTGTTTGAGCGGCTCGAACAGGGAACCCTTCCGCAGATCGGCCGCCGGGGCTCCGGACAGCGCCAGCGTGAGCGCGGTGATGTGCAGTGCGCGGGGGTTGAGATCGGTCGCCGTCACGCGCGTGGCGTGCTGTACGGCGTGCAGGGCCTGGATCCCGGAGCCGGTACCGAGGTCGAGGGCGGAGGCGACGGGGGTACGGACGGTGAGGCCGGCCAGGGTCGTGGAGGCACCGCCGACCCCGAGGACGACACCCTCGTCACGGCTGCCGATGCCGCCGGCGCCGCCGACGGCACAGCCGAGGTCCGACACGATGAACCAGTCCTCGCCGCCGGGTCCGCCGTACGGCCGTACGTCCACCGTCGCGGCCACCTCAGAGCTGCCGACACGGACCAGCCAGCCGCTCTCCAGACACGCGTCGACCGGCACGACGTCCGCCACGCGCGCGTGGGGCACCGGCTCCTGGAGGAGGAACAGGCGTACGAGCACCGCCAGCGGGGTGTCCCCGCGGGTCGCCCGGAGCGCGGGCACGGTCTCGCTGCGCGCAAGTGCCGCGTACGCGGGCGCGCCGAGCAGCTCTAGCAGGCCGTCGGCGGTGAAGGAGGCCCCGATCAGGGCGTCCCGCAGCCGGGCGGTGACGTCGGGACGGCCGGGGGCGGGGGCGGCGGGCAGCGGGGGCAGGCTGGAGGTACTCACGCCCTCCATTGTGGCCCGCGCCCGCCGCGCCGCACGCCTCACCGAGCCACTCGCGGCGCCGCTCAGCCACCGCGGACGCCGAGCCGTGGGTCAGTGGCGAAGCCGACGCCCGCCCTCGTGCGGCGCCTCGTACGCGGGCGCACCACGGCGCGGCCGCTCAGTGGTCGGCAGCCCCGAGCGCGCTCAGCTGTCCGTCGCCGACGCGGACGCCCCCGGAGACGTCGAGGCCTGCTTGCAGCCGGACTGCTCGGACAGTGCCTGCTTGGTGTCGCCCGACTCCAGGTCCTTCAGCGCGGCGAGCGCGGTCTGGCGCTGCGTCTCCACCTTGTTCATCTCGGCCGAGACCTCCTTGAGGCCGGTCGCGAACTTCGCCTGGTCCTTGGTGTTGAGCCCGTCCACCTGCGTCTTCATGTCGGCATAGGCGGCCGAGAGAGCCGTGAGCTGCTTGACGGCGGCCTGGAGCTTCTTCTCACCGTCCTCGGCACCGGGAGGCGCCCCGGCGGTGCTGATGACCGTGGCGCGCGCCTTGTAGCCGTCGGCAAGGTCCTGGAAGGCCTGGGAGTCGGCCTTCTGGAGCTCCGCCGGGGTGCTCTCGGTGTCCTCGGCCGCCTTGGTGATCGCGTCGTAGGCCGCCGTGATCTTCTTGTTCTGGGCCGGCACCAGGTCACAGACCTTCTTGGCCCAGGCGTCGAGTTCCTTGTTGTCCTCGCTGCCACCGCATCCCGTCAGTGCCAGTACCAGTACCGCACCGCCGGACAGTGCGGCCGCGAGCTTCGTGTTCACCGGATCGGTCCCTTCCGTGGCTCTCAGCCCCCGGACCTTACACAGCACACGCACCACACCCACGCACTTAATGTCAGAT includes:
- a CDS encoding small secreted protein — protein: MNTKLAAALSGGAVLVLALTGCGGSEDNKELDAWAKKVCDLVPAQNKKITAAYDAITKAAEDTESTPAELQKADSQAFQDLADGYKARATVISTAGAPPGAEDGEKKLQAAVKQLTALSAAYADMKTQVDGLNTKDQAKFATGLKEVSAEMNKVETQRQTALAALKDLESGDTKQALSEQSGCKQASTSPGASASATDS
- a CDS encoding class I SAM-dependent methyltransferase codes for the protein MSTSSLPPLPAAPAPGRPDVTARLRDALIGASFTADGLLELLGAPAYAALARSETVPALRATRGDTPLAVLVRLFLLQEPVPHARVADVVPVDACLESGWLVRVGSSEVAATVDVRPYGGPGGEDWFIVSDLGCAVGGAGGIGSRDEGVVLGVGGASTTLAGLTVRTPVASALDLGTGSGIQALHAVQHATRVTATDLNPRALHITALTLALSGAPAADLRKGSLFEPLKQGETYDLIVSNPPFVISPGARLTYRDGGMGGDDLCRSVVQGAGALLNEGGFAQFLANWQHVEGEDWQDRLRSWLPRGCDAWVVQREVQDVTQYAELWLRDAGDHRADPAEYQALYDAWLDEFEARKVRAVGFGWITLRRTGSAEPSVTVEEWPHPVEQPLGDTVREHFERLDYLRAHDDAALLEAHFRLAPEIIQEQVGLPGAEDPEHVVLRQHRGMRRATKVDTVGAGFAGVCDGSLSAGRILDAIAQLMSEDPVMLRDRTPAQIRLLVEQGFLEPA